The Nitrospinota bacterium genome contains a region encoding:
- a CDS encoding DoxX family protein encodes MISIASAIYAIKALVAGSIFFVWVVRYQNIIEEFKVYELPEWLRDLVGIFKLSFALMLYSNDPIVILLGASGITVLMVAAVFTHLRIKNSFYKMLPSISLTIFSSVIFLYTFQSQ; translated from the coding sequence GTGATTAGTATAGCAAGTGCTATTTATGCTATTAAAGCTTTAGTGGCCGGGTCGATCTTTTTCGTTTGGGTTGTCAGATACCAGAACATCATTGAAGAGTTCAAGGTATATGAATTGCCTGAATGGTTAAGAGATCTTGTGGGGATATTCAAATTATCATTTGCTTTAATGCTATATAGCAATGACCCAATTGTTATTCTTTTAGGTGCGTCTGGAATAACGGTGTTAATGGTTGCAGCTGTGTTTACTCATTTGAGGATAAAAAATTCTTTTTATAAAATGCTGCCTTCTATAAGTTTGACAATTTTCAGTTCAGTAATTTTTTTATATACCTTTCAAAGCCAATGA